Proteins encoded within one genomic window of Haloplanus vescus:
- a CDS encoding type II secretion system F family protein, with the protein MTTDSHETDAARSDAVSSPTPAYASSLDRVLYALFARHADDSRHVRDRKRYRGTDLRLSFDVYLARVYGLSWLVTFAVALPAVAVAVTLADSAPAVARLVGLPAIFTRFGVPVPPAAALFVAAGLVLAGVAKAVTVRLGGRYLRWVANARRTDIERTLPSAVRYLHVLSSGSQSNRAMLRKVADTDPYGETAVSIRKVLNTAALTGSLHEGLRRIARDTPSRDLLAPFLLKFSEHAQQGEAELANYLEMESRMLAHQQDRARQRAAGLLELLSEIFMVLLVLPTLLVIVLTVLAIIAPSLSSPVTTPFGTTTSRALIVYTSALFVLGLGVGASIVVSGLRPPGQTVTYDRPETGVATLASATINPASAAVVALGPALLAVAALYAVGYPPADIALLGYAAYALPVGLVGVRRARLDDAKDREIKDFVHAVSGHVNLGRPFPQAVEIVARDVDFGPLDPDVADLALNLGFTSPETGLDENARTAALERFVETVGTPLAEQTVGLVTGALDSGSDAGTVFDTLQTEIGRLYHEKRQLRANLLAYVAVGWTTALLVVGIAAAVGIHVFDGFEQLATVRGTTGHVIEASAIDIERDRYRLYVVTQATMLASGWFAGTASRGRYEALLHSGALVVVCHVVFAGVGMI; encoded by the coding sequence GTGACGACGGACAGTCACGAGACTGACGCGGCGCGCAGTGACGCCGTCTCGTCGCCGACCCCTGCCTACGCCTCCTCGCTCGACCGCGTGCTGTACGCACTCTTCGCCCGCCACGCCGACGACAGCCGACACGTCCGCGACCGGAAGCGATACCGGGGGACCGACCTCCGACTCAGTTTCGACGTGTATCTCGCTCGCGTCTACGGCCTGTCGTGGCTCGTCACATTCGCCGTCGCACTCCCCGCCGTCGCCGTCGCCGTGACGCTCGCTGATTCCGCGCCTGCGGTCGCACGACTCGTCGGCCTGCCGGCAATTTTCACGCGCTTCGGCGTCCCCGTCCCGCCCGCGGCGGCCCTGTTCGTCGCTGCCGGACTCGTCCTCGCTGGCGTCGCGAAGGCGGTGACGGTCCGTCTCGGCGGACGGTATCTCCGCTGGGTGGCGAACGCTCGACGGACCGATATCGAGCGAACGCTCCCCAGCGCAGTCCGCTATCTGCACGTCTTGTCGTCGGGGAGTCAGAGCAACCGCGCGATGCTTCGGAAAGTCGCCGATACCGACCCGTACGGCGAGACGGCGGTGTCGATTCGGAAGGTGTTGAACACCGCGGCCCTCACCGGCAGCCTCCACGAGGGGCTTCGCCGTATCGCCCGCGATACGCCCTCTCGTGACTTGCTCGCACCTTTCCTGCTGAAGTTCAGCGAACACGCCCAGCAGGGTGAGGCGGAACTCGCGAACTACCTCGAGATGGAGAGTCGGATGCTCGCTCACCAGCAGGACCGCGCCCGCCAGCGCGCCGCCGGCCTCCTCGAACTCCTCTCGGAGATATTCATGGTGTTGCTCGTGTTGCCGACGCTGCTCGTCATCGTGTTGACGGTCCTCGCCATCATCGCGCCCTCGCTCTCGTCGCCGGTCACGACGCCGTTCGGGACGACCACCTCACGAGCACTCATCGTCTACACGAGCGCGCTGTTCGTCCTCGGTCTGGGCGTCGGCGCGAGCATCGTCGTCAGCGGCCTCCGCCCACCGGGACAGACCGTCACGTACGACCGGCCCGAGACTGGCGTGGCGACGCTCGCCTCGGCGACGATAAACCCCGCGAGCGCCGCCGTCGTCGCCCTCGGCCCGGCGTTGCTCGCCGTCGCGGCGCTCTACGCCGTCGGCTATCCGCCCGCGGACATCGCGCTCCTCGGCTACGCCGCCTACGCCCTCCCAGTCGGTCTGGTCGGCGTCCGTCGTGCCCGCCTCGACGACGCCAAAGACCGCGAAATCAAGGACTTCGTCCACGCCGTCTCGGGGCACGTGAATCTGGGTCGTCCCTTCCCACAAGCGGTGGAAATCGTCGCTCGCGACGTCGACTTCGGCCCGCTCGACCCGGACGTGGCCGACCTCGCCCTCAACCTCGGCTTCACGTCGCCCGAGACGGGGCTTGACGAGAACGCCCGGACCGCCGCGCTCGAACGCTTCGTCGAGACGGTCGGCACGCCACTGGCCGAACAGACCGTCGGACTGGTGACGGGCGCGCTCGACTCCGGCAGCGACGCCGGCACCGTCTTCGACACGCTCCAGACCGAGATCGGGCGTCTCTACCACGAGAAACGACAGCTTCGAGCCAATCTACTCGCCTACGTCGCCGTCGGCTGGACGACGGCGCTGCTCGTCGTTGGCATCGCCGCCGCGGTCGGCATCCACGTCTTCGACGGGTTCGAACAGCTTGCGACCGTCCGCGGCACCACCGGCCACGTCATCGAAGCGTCGGCTATCGACATCGAACGCGACCGCTACCGGCTCTACGTGGTCACGCAAGCGACCATGCTGGCCTCGGGGTGGTTCGCCGGCACCGCGAGCCGCGGGCGCTACGAGGCGCTCTTGCACTCTGGCGCCCTCGTCGTCGTCTGTCACGTCGTCTTCGCCGGGGTGGGGATGATATGA
- a CDS encoding DUF7289 family protein translates to MTARAQSSIVGVAVLLAVAVVSIAALTVAVGSVIDEGASEAASQDVAASIDDAFDTERSGPHTARLPLYDGRLRTVERSVRILDGPSVAFEYAADGLVFTAADREVRYLSGATIRSTGGNAAFYTPPPITTRNRSLFLNVATLDTTSVAVDGATAVTLRTNVTHDRRELRGSGTAIAIETRTPAVWERWFESTDATTTRRDIDDDGVPSVVARFPNVRSTYVFVHDLHLEVGR, encoded by the coding sequence ATGACCGCTCGGGCGCAGTCGTCCATCGTCGGCGTGGCCGTCTTGCTCGCGGTGGCCGTCGTGAGCATCGCGGCGCTCACCGTCGCCGTCGGCTCCGTCATCGACGAGGGTGCGAGCGAAGCGGCGTCGCAGGACGTCGCGGCGTCGATTGACGACGCCTTCGACACCGAGCGGAGCGGTCCCCACACCGCCCGCCTCCCACTCTACGACGGTCGCCTCCGGACCGTCGAGCGCTCGGTTCGAATCCTCGACGGGCCAAGCGTCGCCTTCGAGTACGCCGCCGACGGCCTCGTGTTCACCGCCGCCGACCGCGAGGTCCGGTATCTCTCCGGGGCGACGATTCGCAGTACCGGCGGGAACGCCGCCTTCTACACGCCGCCGCCAATCACGACGCGGAACCGGTCGCTCTTCCTGAACGTCGCCACTCTCGACACCACTTCGGTCGCCGTCGACGGCGCGACGGCGGTGACGCTGCGGACGAACGTCACTCACGACCGTCGAGAGTTGAGAGGTAGTGGCACCGCAATCGCTATCGAGACGCGAACCCCCGCGGTCTGGGAGCGGTGGTTCGAGAGCACGGACGCCACGACCACCCGCCGCGACATCGACGACGACGGCGTTCCGAGCGTCGTCGCGCGATTCCCCAACGTTCGCTCGACGTACGTGTTCGTCCACGACCTGCACCTGGAGGTGGGACGGTGA
- a CDS encoding DUF7266 family protein: protein MTDRGFVPVVGKTLEAALVLLYVSSLVTVLHGGVLPEYRTTAAAEVSDRTLVTTAERIEATVPTPGTTVTVTRPVSIPDTIDRATYRLRAVDGTLVLDHPESRLSGRIPLSLPANVTVTGTWRSDDRTVVRVRGRPDRIRVILA, encoded by the coding sequence GTGACCGACCGCGGATTCGTGCCTGTCGTCGGAAAGACGCTGGAAGCCGCTCTCGTCTTGCTGTACGTCTCCTCGCTCGTGACCGTCCTCCACGGCGGCGTCCTGCCGGAGTACCGGACGACGGCCGCGGCGGAAGTGAGCGACCGCACCCTGGTTACGACCGCCGAGCGAATCGAGGCGACGGTCCCGACGCCGGGGACCACCGTCACCGTGACACGCCCCGTCTCGATTCCCGACACCATCGACCGCGCGACGTATCGCCTCCGCGCCGTGGACGGGACGCTCGTTCTCGACCACCCCGAGTCGAGACTCTCGGGGCGGATTCCGCTCTCGCTCCCGGCGAACGTCACCGTCACCGGGACGTGGCGGAGCGACGACCGGACGGTCGTCCGGGTGCGTGGTCGCCCCGACCGAATCCGGGTGATTCTCGCGTGA